A stretch of DNA from Spirosoma endbachense:
TGCTAATTGGGCAGTTTGTTGGCGAGGCCCTGTTGTTGACCGTTTTCGCCATTTTTCTGGCCATTTTATTCGTTGCTTTGTTGTTGCCGTCTTTTAATAGTCTGACAGATAAACAAATAAGTCTTCCCATTAACGACCTTTCGTTTTGGGGTATTTTGGCCGGATTGACATTGCTGACGGGGTTACTCGCTGGTAGTTACCCGGCCTTTTTTCTCTCAGCGCTTAACCCAATTCGGGTCTTGAAAGGAGCGATGAAAGTTGATACAAAGTCTACCTGGCTTCGGCAGGGGTTGGTCGTATTTCAATTTGCGCTCTCCATTATTCTGATTGTCGGTATGATTATCATTTATCGGCAGGTTGAGTATGTGCAGACCAAAAACCTGGGGTATGATCGCGAAAACCTGGTTTACTTTCCACTGGAAGGCGATCTGGTTAAAAACTACGATGTGCTGAAAGAGCAGATTTCGCAGATTCCCAGCATAAAACACGTATCACACATGACCGCGTCACCAGCCTCTAATGGCTCGGGCACTGAAGGTATAAGCTGGACGGGTAGTGATCCAAACGGCAAAGTCCGGTTTACGCCTGTTGGTGTTGGGTACGATTTTGTCGAAACCATGAACCTAAGCGTTGCCGATGGCCGTGATTTCTCGAAAGCATATCCAACCGACTCCACTGGTTTTTTAATCAATGAAGCTGCACTCAAAGTGATTGGCTACAAAAATCCAATCGGGAAAATCATAAACTGGGGCAATGGTAAAGGGGCAATAATTGGCGTATTGAAAGACTTTCATTTCCAATCGCTACACACGTCCATACGGCCATTGATTGCTTACCTAAGTACGGATTCCAGGCGGCAGGGCGGTAATGTGATCGTTCGCATTGAAGCCGGGAAAACAAAGGAAGCACTCGCCCAATTGGAGGCCCTTTGCAAAAAAATGAATCCTAAATTCCCCTTTACCTATTCGTTCACCGATCAGGAATATGCCCGACAATACCAGAGTGAGCAGGTTGTCAGTAAGTTATCGAATTACTTTGCCTTCCTGGCCATATTCATTTCGTGTCTGGGATTGTTTGGTCTGGCTACGTTTACCGCCGAACAACGAACCAAAGAGATTGGCGTTCGCAAAGTGCTCGGCGCATCGGTTTCCAGCATTGTTGGCCTACTCTCGCAGGATTTTCTGAAACTGGTGGCAATCGCTATCCTCGTTGCGTCGCCGATTGCGTGGTGGGCTATGAATCAGTGGTTGCAGGGTTTTGCCTACAAAATTGATATTGAGTGGTGGATGTTCGTCGTGGCAGGGATATTGTCGGCTGCAATTGCGCTCCTGACGGTCAGTTTCCAGAGTATTAAAGCGGCTTTGATGAATCCCGTCAAGAGCCTGAGAGCTGAGTAATAGCGATAATGGAGAATGTACACTGTAAAATGAACCGCGCAGAGTTGTCTGAGCCTGAATTGCCAAACTGCCACTAAAAATCAGTAGCCATTACTCAAAATGCACACCCCCCGTTTCGCTGACCGTCTGCTCAAACTCGTCTGCACTCCTGATCGACTGGAGGAAGTGCAGGGGGATTTGCACGAAGAGTTTGCCTATCAGGTGGATCAGATTGGTGAGCGTCGGGCGCGGTGGCGCTATTGGCAGGATATACTGGGATTTATTTGGCTTTCGGCTGTCAAACGCCGACAGGAACTAAAATTATCAACCTATCAAACAAACCCGATCATGTTTCGGAACTACGCTAAAATCGCCTGGAGAAACGTACTGCGGTATCGCCTAAACAGTTCGCTTACTGTGGCTGGACTGGCCCTGGGGCTGGCCTGTGGATTACTGATTATTCTTCATGTACGGGAGGAACTGAATTACGATAAAGGGTTTTCGAAGGCAGACCGCATTTACAGGATTACGTCAGAGAATATTAGCCAGAAGAGCCGGCAGTGGGCTGCTACTTCGCCAATTCTGGGGATAGAAATGCAGCAGCAAATTCCTGCCATTGAGCGCGTGGCCCGATTTCATCGCCCTTATCCAGATCGGGTATTCAGTTACAAATCGTCGGGGGGGGAGTTGCAGCAGTTTGAAGAGAAAAGCGGCTATTTTGCCGATTCGACAGTAGTGGACGTATTCGATCTTTCGTTTGTGAAAGGTGATCCACGGACAGCGTTGAAGCAGATCGATGCGATTGTGCTGACCGAAGCACTGGCGAAAAAATACTTTGGTGACGAAGAGCCACTGGGGAAACGGATTCAGGATGATCTGGACAAACGCCCGTTAACCGTAACAGGTGTAATCAGGCGTTTTCCGTTTCCTGCACACCTGCAATTCGACTACCTGATTTCCATGTCCACATACAATAAATATGTGGATAAACGTGATCGCGAAAGCCGGGGATGGGCTGGATTTTATAACTATGTTTTACTCAACAGCAACTCGACGCGTTCGGCCGTAGAAGCGCGAATACCCGAGTTTATGGTGAAATTCTATGAGCTAAAAGGTGAAACCAGGGATGAAATTCTGGCGACCCGAAAGACGAACCTTCAGCCGATTACGGACATTCACCTGCACTCAAAACTGGAAAAGGAAATGGGGCCAAACAGCGACATTACGTATGTCTATGTTTTTTCCATTGCGGCCCTGTTTATCCTGCTGCTTGCTGCGGTCAATTTTATCAATATGGCTACAGCTCAGGCATTTAACCGAATGAAGGAAGTGGGCGTACGGAAGGTGCTGGGTGCCCGCAAAGAACAGTTGATCAACCAGTTTTTGGGTGAATCATTTATTCTGACACTGGCCGCAGCTTTATTGGCGTTCCTTGTGTTCAGGCTGGCTATTCCATTTTATAATGAGCTGACGGCCAAGGATATTCGCTTTGGCGAGCTGTTCAGTCCAGCAAACGCCCTACTGATTATAGTACTGGTTTCCTTAATCAGCGTGGTCGCCGGATTTTATCCCGCCTGGTTCATTTCTAATTTCGACCCCATCAATTCCCTGAAAGGGAAGAAAAATCAGGTTTCATCGGTTACGCTGGTTCGAAAAGGACTGATTGTATTCCAGTTTAGCGTATCGGTCTTCATGATCTTCGGTACCATTGTCGTGTATCGACAAATGAAATTTTTCCAGAGTAAGGACCTGGGTTTCGATCATGAGCAGGTAGTTGCCGTAAAGCTCTACGGGCGGGAAATGTGGGAAAAATCGAACACGCTTCAGCAGGAATTACTGAAAAATTCAGCCATCACGAATGTTTCCCGGATTTCAACCTTACCTGGTGATCGATTTGGTACAGATATGCTTACGCCACTGGGAAAATCAGAAGATGCCAGTCAGATGCGATTCATGTGGGCCGATGAAAACACGCTTCCAGTGCTCCAGATCGGGATAAAATCGGGCAGCAATTTTATCAAAAAAGCGAATTGGTTCCCCTTGTCTTTTATTCTGAACGAATCGGCGGTTAAAGCCCTGAAACTGAATTCTCCGATCGGACAAAAAGTGGCCGCATTAGGCGATACAGGAGAGATAGTCGGCGTCGTGAAAGACTTTCATTTCGCTTCCCTGCATACCACCGTAGATCCTTTGGTGATTGTTCAGGATCCTGGTCAGGCAAATTATTTTCTGCTAAAAATAAAAGGGAATAAACTACCTGAAACCATGCAGTTTGCCCGCTCTACACTAGCCCGTATTTCGCCCGAAAGCCTGTTCATTTACACGTTTCTGGATGAAAAACTGGCTCGGCTATACGATTCAGAACAGCGGGTAGGCAATGTGCTGAATGTGTTTGCCATCTTCGCTATGTTCATTTCCTGTCTGGGTCTTTTTGGCTTATCCGCATATGCTGCCCAGGTGCGGACAAAAGAAGTCGGTATTCGGAAAGTACTTGGCGCTTCGGTTTCGGGCATCATGGTAATGCTCTCCCGAGACTTCCTGCAACTAGTCTTTATCGCCATCCTTCTTGCGTCACCGCTGGCCTGGTGGGCTATGAATCAGTGGTTGCAGAGCTTTGCATATCCTATTCACATTGAGTGGTGGATGTTCGCTGCAACAAGCTTTCTGACCATTGCCGTTGCCGTTTTAACCATTAGTTTCCAGAGTATCAAGGCGGCTTTGATGAATCCGGTAAAATCGCTGCGAGCAGAATGATAGTGATGAAAAACGATATAGGGCTTTCGCATCAAGCCGTGCCACGGTTACTAATCATGAGCAAACAAACCGTGGCACGGCTTGATGCGAAAGCCCTACGATGGTAACCTCAAAAAATAATCATCCAGTTTTCAGTAACCATTACGCACAATGAGTTCCTCCCGCAACCGCGCTGGTGGACCGGTCGGACCACCCCGCTTCGCTGACCGTCTGCTCAAACTCGTCTGCGCTCCTGATCGGCTGGAGGAAGTGCAGGGGGATTTGCACGAAGAGTTTGCCTATCAGGCAGGTCGGATTGGCGAACGTCGGGCGCGGTGGCGCTACCTCCGGGATGTGCTTGGATTTATCAAACCTCAACCTGCCCGACAGTTGTCTGGAAGGTCCTTTGCCGGAAAACAGCATGTAAACGAGTACTCAACTCCATCTTTAGTCAATATCTATATGCTACGTAATTATTTCAGAACCGCATGGCGCAATTTGTTGAAGAACAGATTCTATTCGGTGATTAATATTACAGGCCTGACTGCCGGTTTATCGGTCGGTATTCTGATTTTACTATGGGTACAGGATGAATTAAGCTTTGATCGTTTTCATAATCAGGCTACCAACATCTACCGACTCGAAAATAGAGTCGGCACCGGTACGAGCCAGCAAATCTGGACGACG
This window harbors:
- a CDS encoding ABC transporter permease yields the protein MKSAPNPPRWADRLLNVICAPDRLEEVQGDLREEFAYQIDRIGERRARWRYVWDVLGFVKSPPVARRHGAYSTTYLMNPTMLRNYLKIAFRNLVKNKTFSGVNILGLALGMACSLLIMLWVQDELSIDAFHANKQQLYRIYMREYFSGKVQGVIWTPGPLADELKKSIPEIQLSTPYEWVSDQTFSVGSKVNKQATNAASADFFKMFSYKLLQGTPEAALKDRNSLAISRSMAESFFGSPEAAIGKTIRFDNRKDLLITAVFENIAKNSTLKFDCLRNWDEFVEDNAWAKGWESTDPLTFFMIRPDADPAKVEAKITHLLDKFNRDGNKPVHTELAMQPFHDYYLNSNFKNAQIDGGRIEYVRLFTIVAVFILLIACINFMNLATARSGKRAKEVGVRKVVGAMRSLLIGQFVGEALLLTVFAIFLAILFVALLLPSFNSLTDKQISLPINDLSFWGILAGLTLLTGLLAGSYPAFFLSALNPIRVLKGAMKVDTKSTWLRQGLVVFQFALSIILIVGMIIIYRQVEYVQTKNLGYDRENLVYFPLEGDLVKNYDVLKEQISQIPSIKHVSHMTASPASNGSGTEGISWTGSDPNGKVRFTPVGVGYDFVETMNLSVADGRDFSKAYPTDSTGFLINEAALKVIGYKNPIGKIINWGNGKGAIIGVLKDFHFQSLHTSIRPLIAYLSTDSRRQGGNVIVRIEAGKTKEALAQLEALCKKMNPKFPFTYSFTDQEYARQYQSEQVVSKLSNYFAFLAIFISCLGLFGLATFTAEQRTKEIGVRKVLGASVSSIVGLLSQDFLKLVAIAILVASPIAWWAMNQWLQGFAYKIDIEWWMFVVAGILSAAIALLTVSFQSIKAALMNPVKSLRAE
- a CDS encoding FtsX-like permease family protein, which produces MHTPRFADRLLKLVCTPDRLEEVQGDLHEEFAYQVDQIGERRARWRYWQDILGFIWLSAVKRRQELKLSTYQTNPIMFRNYAKIAWRNVLRYRLNSSLTVAGLALGLACGLLIILHVREELNYDKGFSKADRIYRITSENISQKSRQWAATSPILGIEMQQQIPAIERVARFHRPYPDRVFSYKSSGGELQQFEEKSGYFADSTVVDVFDLSFVKGDPRTALKQIDAIVLTEALAKKYFGDEEPLGKRIQDDLDKRPLTVTGVIRRFPFPAHLQFDYLISMSTYNKYVDKRDRESRGWAGFYNYVLLNSNSTRSAVEARIPEFMVKFYELKGETRDEILATRKTNLQPITDIHLHSKLEKEMGPNSDITYVYVFSIAALFILLLAAVNFINMATAQAFNRMKEVGVRKVLGARKEQLINQFLGESFILTLAAALLAFLVFRLAIPFYNELTAKDIRFGELFSPANALLIIVLVSLISVVAGFYPAWFISNFDPINSLKGKKNQVSSVTLVRKGLIVFQFSVSVFMIFGTIVVYRQMKFFQSKDLGFDHEQVVAVKLYGREMWEKSNTLQQELLKNSAITNVSRISTLPGDRFGTDMLTPLGKSEDASQMRFMWADENTLPVLQIGIKSGSNFIKKANWFPLSFILNESAVKALKLNSPIGQKVAALGDTGEIVGVVKDFHFASLHTTVDPLVIVQDPGQANYFLLKIKGNKLPETMQFARSTLARISPESLFIYTFLDEKLARLYDSEQRVGNVLNVFAIFAMFISCLGLFGLSAYAAQVRTKEVGIRKVLGASVSGIMVMLSRDFLQLVFIAILLASPLAWWAMNQWLQSFAYPIHIEWWMFAATSFLTIAVAVLTISFQSIKAALMNPVKSLRAE